AATGCAGAAGTGTCTTGAGCGGTAAGTTCAATTTCAACACAACCCTCTTTAATGGCTTGCTTTGCTTCCTTTACAATATCTGCAATAGGATAACTGTTTAGATGTCCTCTTGCAAAGCGAGTGCAGCAGTAACTGCAGGAACCTAAGCAACCTTCACAGATTTGGATAACATGAACATATGAGTCTTGACGTATTTTAGGAACACATACCTTAGGCTCATCTGAAAAGCCAAACTCTCTGGAAACTTCACCACCAATAGCTGACTTGACTACATCAGCTGTCTTGTTCAATTGGTGAGGGCCAATCCAAGAGCAGTTAGGCCCAATAGCATCAAGCTTTTTAGGATCCACCTCAACCATACATCCAGCAACAATGATTTCCTTATCTGGAAATTCATTTTGAAGCTTCTTGATTCTATTTATCACCTTGCTTTCAGTAGGCAATTTCACATAACAAGTGTTTACAATAATTGCATCCGCTTCCTCTTGAGTGTCTACAACTTCAATGGAATTGGCATTTAAAACACCTGCCATAATCTCAGAATCGGCTTGATTGAATGTGCATCCATAAGTTTCTATAAATACTTTCATATTATCCTCTAAAATAAAAATAGATTATTTGGGATTGAATATATAATCCCAATTGAAAATTTTAAATTGTCGTTTAATTAACTTTTATGTTTATTCAAAGGTTTTGCTTGAACAATGAATTTAGTCAAATCATAATCGTAATGATTGAACTTGACAGGTTTTGCATAAACCCTTTTAATGACTTTTGCCTTAGCATAGCCTTTAGTGGTTTTTCTCTCTTCTGTTTTTATCACATGAACTCTTGCAACATATTTGTCAATCTTGAGAATGTCATCAACAGCAATCTTGAAGTCACGTTCTGTTTCACATTTGAAAGAAGCGACTTTTCCGTGCAAGTCTATGGAAACTCCAAAACGTGCAGGAATCTCTTCAGATGATGCCCAAATTGTTTTGACATCTTTTGCAATAGCTTTCTTAACTCTCTTTTCTCCTTCAAGCTCTAAGGAAGTGATTTTCACTTTTCCAAGCTCAGACATTAAGAAATCCCCAACAGTTAGTTGTTCATCAGGGAATAATTCAATGAATATCTTATGAGTATCTTCATGTTCACTAATAATTAATCTGAATGGTTTTGGATTATCCTGAGAAATTCTTTCATTATAAACAGACCCGCATTCATCGCATTTCAATAGGAATTCTCTGATTTCCTTATTTTTGCCTTTGATAAGCTTATTCTTTAAGATGACTGCTTCATCAGATCCGCAAACTGGACAAACCATATTTTCACCTCACTACTTTCGTTTACTCATTAATCATAAAACATAGCTAAAAATCAATATGAATTTGAAATCTCAATAAAAAATAATAAATTAAAACATACATTAATCTTTCATCACTTGAAAAATTAAAAAAATAATTAAAAATAGCTATGTAATTAATTTAATTAATAAATTTAATTGATTATTATAATATTATAGAATAAGTTAATTATAAACTTATGTATTGGTTTTAAAAAATTATTTTAAAAAATCTTGAAAAAAGACGAAATATCAAAATTTTTCAAAAATATAAGTAAAAAAATAAAAGAAAAAACATATTTCAAAATGATGGCATTTAAAATAAAAGTCTGATTAATTTAATAAATAGTTTACTATAACAATACTAATTTAAATAAATAACCAATCAATTTAATTAAACTTATTCTTTTTCTTTTAAATAATGTTTAACTAGACCACCATCAGACAATATATTTATCATGAATTCTTCAAAAGCCTGGAATTCAACTTCAATGTTTTTAGTTTCATTGACAATGATTCCATGCTCCAAATCAACAGATACAATATCGCCATCATCCGCTTCAATGTCTGCAACAACAACTGGAAGACCAATATTGATTGCATTTCTATAGAAGATACGTGCAAATGATTTTGCAATGATCGCTTCAACTCCTGCTGCCTTAATAGCTACTGGAGCCTGTTCTCTTGAAGAACCGCAACCAAAGTTTTCACCAGCAAGGATCAAGTCCCCTTGCTTTACATTTTTGGTAAAATCTGCTCTTTCTCCTTCAAGAACATGTTCTGCCAAATCCTTTGGATTGAATGTTCTCAAATATCTTCCAGGAATGATGACATCCGTGTCAATGTTATCTCCAAAATTCCAAACCTTTCCTTTAATTTCAGCCATAGTATTCACTACATATATAAAATTTTTAATAAAATTCAAAAAAGTAATTTAAAAAATAAATAAAAAATAGTTAAGATCCTATAACTATTTTTCAATTACATAACCGTGGTTTTGTGCTTTGGTTACTTTTACCTTATCCTTACCTACAATCTCTTCTGCTGCCTTTACGATATCCTTATTGTCATCATCGAAGACAGTGTATAAGGTAGGGCCAAATGAACTGATACCAGTACCATAAGCCCCTGCATCGTCAAGCGCTTGCATAGTAGGCAAGTAATGTGGATCTAAACTGTGTTCAAGTTTATTGAAACCAACTTTTTGAAGTTCCTTAATTGCCCAACCAAAGTTAACGATGTCTTTTTCAAGCAAGAATGGAAGCAAGTTCATTAAGATCAAATGTGAAACCTGTTCCACTTCAGTTTTTGGAATTGGACAGTATGTTTGGAAAACATTTACTTCCTGTTGGTCATGCATATGCTCTTCAACTTCAGGCATAGCAAGCAAAATGTTCCATTCTTCAGGGAACTCATATCTTGCAATCAATGTAGCAGGTTTTGCTTTAGATGCAGAAGATGGCAAGAATCCAGGTTTCTCTTCTAAACTGTGTCCACCATCAACAATAAATCCACCTAAGTCATGTGCAAAAGTACCAATACCAGAGGTTCCTCCTCTGCCGACCATAGTACTTAATTCTCTGCTTGTAAATTTAAGTCCTGCAGTTTCAGTCATCAAGTGAGCAGTACAAACTGCAATTTGAGTACCGGAACCTAATCCGGAGTGAGCAGGATAAGCTTCTAAAACTTTAAAATGGAATCCAGATTCAATATCACAAATCTTTGCAATTTTTTCTGCAGCATTTGGAATCTTTTCTATACATTCTTCTCTGGAATCCTCTCTAATGCCATCAGCAAATTCTAAGGTAAATCCTTTTTCATTGGTTTCTTCACTTTCTAAAACAAATTGTGGATCGTTAAGTGCGAGACCTATACCACCATCAATTCTCTTATAGGATCCGTTTAAATCAATAAGAGACATATGTAATCTTGAAGGTGCTCTAATAATCATAATTTCACGACCATTTTTATACTTATTCAATAATGGAAAAGATAATAATTTGATTCATCTCCGAATCCAATTATTAAATGTTCTAATTTTAATTAAAATACAATATTTAACAAACTTAAATATTCCAATATTAATATATTAATTTTATTATATAAACTTATTGAAAAATTTTTATAAAAATTAGATAAAATTAGAAAAGATAACAATCAAAGAATGGAAATAATAGAAAAAATGAGAGAATTGAATAATAATTAAAAAATAATTTGGAAAATGGAAAATTAATTAGAATAATGAAAAAATAGAATCACAAAAATAAAAAAATAGAAAATTATTAAAAATAATAAAAAAACAGAACCAAAAATAAAAAAAAGTAGAAAAGAGTTTGAAAAATAATGAAGATTATCTAATCTTCATCTTCCTCTTCCTCTCCAGTCTTGTCATTGAACTCAGTCATTTTCTGATTTAATGGAACTGAGAATTCATCTTCAATGCCTTGTCTGTACATTGAGTTCATGGTACAGAATGGAATGACTCTTCCATCAGGCACTGCATAGTGAATAACACAGTCTTTTACCCTATCCGTGTCGAAGTTAAATGGGTCCATGAAATGCATACATGAAATGAGTAATGAGTTTACATGGAATTCACCTAAAGCATCATAAGATTGGTCTTTAAAGATATCGAAAATGATCTTTTTCATATCCAAACCAGCTGGCGCTTCTTCTTCCTTAAAGATTTTATTGAAGTTTTTAGCAGCACTTGCAAAAATTCTGGACTTGATTGCAAATGAACCGGATTCCAATTTTTCAGTGTATTTGTTAAGGAATGCTAAGAACTTATCAATATCAATGAATCTTGTAATAGGAATGATTTTACCATCTTCAATAAATATGTAAGTAGCTGAACCACAGTGTTGGTGACAGTTTAAGGTTACTGGAGGCTCTTCATTTCTTAAAGCTCCGATAAATTCAGATACAGGTTGTACAGAGGTAGCTGAATAGAAATCATCTTTGGAGATTTGGCCTTCAGTTTGTTCATCCACTAAATTCAAGAAGTCAGGAATAGTGATTCTTTGCTCTTCAACTTGGTCAGATGGAGTTCTTCCAGAGAATGAAACAGGTTGGAAATTGACACCATGAATAATATCAATGTTTTCAATAGCAAATCTGATAATGTCTCCAACTTGTTGGTCATTAACACCTTTTACAACAGTAGGTACAATTACAACACCTAAACCTGCTTGTCTACATTTTTCAATAGCTTCCAATTTAACATCCAATAAGTTTTTGCTTCTTGCTATTAAATAAGGCTCTTCAGTTACACCATCAAATTGTAAGTAAACAGTGTTTAATCCCGCATCTTTTAATTCTTGAGCATAACCTTCTTTTTTAGCAATTCTAATACCATTGGTAGCAATTTGAGTATGATTGAATCCTTCTTCCCTAGCCATTCTAATTAAATCAGGCAAATCCTTTCTTACAGTTGGTTCACCACCAGCATATTGAATAGCTGGAGCAGGAACTGGCTTTTCGCTTCTTAAGTTCCTGAGCATTTGACGGATTTCATCTTGAGTAGGTTCAAATAATTTTTTGGAAGTTGCTGCATTTGCAAAACAGATAGGGCATTTTAAATTGCATCTGTTTGTTACATCAATTAATCCTAAAACTGTGTAAGATTCATGCTCTGAACAGATACCACAATTTGAAGGACATTTTGCAACTTTCTCCACCATAGGATTTTCTAAGTCTTGAGTGATTGAGTCAACTTGATCGATTCTGTTGTATAACTCTGCATCACTCCAATAAGTATTATTAAATTCCCCATGTTCTGGACATTCTTTTTTAATCCAGACTTTACCGTCCTCTTCATAAACCTCAGCTTCTAAAGGCTTGAGGCAGATAGGGCATAAACTAGTTGTATTTTTAATATGCATCTTTTCACCACAATTGATTTTTAATCTGTATAATCTGTGTAAATATAATTCTTAATTTTTAGTATTCTTAAACAAGAAGTTATTTAAAAGCCAGTGAAGAATAGTAAAAAAATAACTAAACTTTTAAAAAACTTACATTAACATAATATATTTAATATATTCTTTTTAATATTTAAACTTAATATAAAAAACAATTTAAAAAATGCAAAAATGACACGAAAATAATAAAATGATGTGATGAATAAATGATATGATAAATAATAGGACAAATATCTGCAAACAATTGAAGGCATATTAAAGTTTTATAAATCAGTTCAAATAATATATTATTAAGAAAACATATTTTAAGAAGAATTTAGGTGCATGGCATGAAATTAAGTGAATGGATTAAAGCAAATAACATACCTAATAACAGAATTTTAAAAGTCCTTGAATATTATGAAAGCATAGACCCAATATCCTTCAACGATCCTGAAGAGGTCAAAGCGGAAGTTGAAGAGCACGGATTAAGATGGGTAGCGAACAAATATGGAGTTCGTGAAAAAGAGCTTAAGGAATATGGTTGGAGATTTAAAAAACGAGACGATAAAGGTAAAAAAAGAGAGGAAACTCCAATTATAAAAACAAATGAGCAAAAGCCATTAGTTGATATTTTTGATGACGAATAATCGAAAAATAGATAAATCATTGAAAAAAATAAAGAAAAATAAATCTAAAAAAGGGAAAAACAAAAAAATAAAAAATGGAAAAAGTATTAATACCAAACATCCTTAATTCCGAGCAAATAAGCAATCATATTAGAGCCTAAATGCAAAATAAGAGTTAAAACAGCAATTATAATGAAAAATTCCCAACTGATTTTAACGACCAATAAGCTTAATATCAATGCACCTGCTACAAAATCCAATTGGTCCATTATAGGAGCTGGCTCACCGCTTTGAAGACCCATTCTTCTTTTTATGAAACTTCCAACTAAATCACCTAACAATGCACCGAAAGCCATTAGGAACCCTAAGGTCAAACCACCGATTATGCTGCCATATACTGGAAGGGCTATTACTCCACTAGTCAAGACATTTAAATCTCCATAAAAGCTACCAATGATTCCTAATATCCCACCAACTATGGTTCCAAGAATTGTACCATTAATGAAGCCTTTCCAAGTTACGCCATTACCAATAAGCCTACGTCCATCCTTATATTCCTTTCCACCATCAACTGGTGTTCCGCCACCAAAGGCAAGGCCACTAAGGTTAGCGACATAAGCAGGTAGCATAAAGTAAACTGCACCTAAAATGCCTATCAGTAATTTAAAAATTTCAATTTCCATTATTTGCCTCAAAATTAATTTAATCCGTTACTTTACTTTGAATTAATTATTTTCATTTAAAAATATATTTTTAATTATTAATAAATTTAAGTATATAAGCTTATGGGTAAGTTTTTTTAAAGAGATGAAAATCATCCCCCTTACTGATTAAGCAGACGATTATAAGAAGCATCCAACAATCTATAGGATCCTATAAATGCAATGGTTTTTGAATCTGTTTCTGGAATTTCGTAAACAAATACACGAGTTCCGGTATTAACTAAAGGAGTGTCTACCCTTTTGATTGATGTGCTTTTTGAAGGTCTTGTCTTATTTCTCTTATAATAATTAAATCCGATATCTCCAGTAACCTCTTCCGCCAAGTCTACAGATGCATTATCCATTGTAGGGGTTGCTATATAATACCCTTCACCATATCCTGGCTCATGGTCATGACCTATAATGACCAAATCTGGGTCCCACTTAGCTACATCGCTGACAACATAATCATGAACGAGAGACTCACCATTTACCCTGCCTTTATTGAAGTCCTCTGGAGAATCTGTCACCTTAACCTGATAGTTTATGACTTCCACATCCCCATGAGAAAATGCAAAGGCTCTGCAAACTAGAGGGAGAATGAACTTATGCAGTTTTTCTCTTGAATGCATTCCAGAAACAACTGCAATTTTCAAAGTGGCATCATCTGAGTGAGTATAGTTGACCTTAGTTACACTCCCTAAACTATTCTCCCCAACAATTTCACTGCTACCTTCAGTCAGAACAAAAAATCCTAAAATAGCTGCAATTATAATTATTAAGCTAATTATGATAATCCTAATCTTTTTACCCACAATATCCCAAATAAGAAAATTACAATAAATAATAAATTTAAAAAGTCAATCTAAAAAAATGTTAATCCAAGTAATTTTTCATCATGATTGCAGTTCCAATAGCCGGAGCTACAGTACATTCATCATCACTGTAAAAGTCACCCATGGACTTGACATCAAGACCTAAGAGTTTAGCAGCTTCAGCACATAATATGTCTTTTCCAAGGCCAGTCACTATAACCTTATCCAATCCTTCCCTATCTGAGACTTCCTTAAGGCCTGAAGCTATTTGCTTTACCTGTTCCTTATGAATATAATCTGCCATTTCCTTAATGTCATCCATTGACAATATATCCAAATCTGCACAAACGACTCTTGAAATTCTTCTTGCAGACTCTTCCTTAGATTTGCCTGCGCCATCACAGGTAGCGCATACATAATCCTCATCATCAATTAGATCAAGGACATTATATACATCTGCGGTGATTGCAAAGAGTTCAGAAGCAACCCTATATGTTTCCCCATTAAGAGGAATTGAATCTACAAAGCTTGTCAAATTGGTTCTTAAGGTTCCTGTGTAAACAAGCTCACCAGTGGCAGACCTTTCAAAATCGGTTCTACCCTTTGCACATTCCTTTCCATCCTTGATTGGGATGATATCTGTTGTTGTGCTTCCAGTATCTACAAAAATGCAATCCTTTTCAATTTCAGCAACAATATGTGAAGTGGCAATCCAGTTTGCGGCTGCAACTTCAATAGGGTTTGCAATAAGCTCAGCAAGTGACAATACCTTACCTGTACCGATATACGCAACAGGACAGTCAAAGAGCTTTTCACATGTGGTTGCAATATCCAACACTCCTTGTGCCTTAGTCTCGAATGCATCCACTAACTCTGCAGTCATTGAAATTCCTACTGCATCTATTTCGTCAACTGGACAGATCTTTTCAATCAAATCATATAAGACATTTCCCAATCTTTCATTTTGAGACCACATAGGCAAGTATTCAAATACTGTTTGAATATCCTTTATTTCACCATTTTCATACTCTACAATTGCCAAATCGGTATTTGCACCACCGATATCAAAACCTGCTACTTTCACATTATCACCAAATAAGTATAATTATTCCCCTATTCAATTTCTAAATTCCTAATAAATTCATAATATTATAAAAACAAATATCTCATTTTTATTTTCCTATGCTTAATTTTCTATTCTTAATTTTCTATTCTTATTTCTAAAATTCCTTCATCATTCTTATAGAAACTTGCTTTTGAACTATAAGTTATTTCACCAATATCATCAACACTTACCCTTTTATCAATCAAATCAATGATTGTTTTAGCTATGTTGATATTGATTATTTTTTGAAGTCCCACATATGAAGTGGTGAACCTTGAGTTAATCTCCAAAAGATAAATGTAATCATCTTCAATAATGAAATCAATTCCCACAAAACCTTTTAGTCCGGGAACATATTCACATGCAATTTTTGCATGGTTAAAGACTTTTTCCTTCAAAGGATGATCATATGGAACATATCCTCCAAGATATTCTCCGCCATTTTCATCAATTTCAACTATTTGCTTATTCAAGCTTATAGGAAGAACATTTTTGCCGTCACTGATTAAACAAACACTGCAAACGTCCCCTTCAATGTATGGCTGAACGATGAATCTGGAACCGTCACCATATATTTCCTCCAATTCATCAATATCCTTTTTTGAAGCAATTATCTTAATGTCATCACAGTCCACACCAAAACGTGGCTTTGCAATGAGCTTATTCTCTTTAACGATATCCTTATCAGAATTATTCAATACCGGAATGTCTTTAGGCTTTTGCATGATAGGAACCGCATTATCATTGCTGCCATCACCATAATCACCATTTATAGTGTCAAAGAATATTTGAATAGCTCTTTTCCAATAGGTCTTCTTATTCAAGAGAATATTGTAAGTCATTGGCTGAGGTATTCTGTTTGCCAAATAATCAAAGGTTTCGTATTTGTCAGATGCAAGGCTCACTGCAAAATGGTCACTGCCGTAAACCTTTATATCCTTGGATTCAAGCAATTTAGTTAAATTGTATAGATTATTGTCATTTTCAGCTGCAATGAACATGGCCCTATCAAATACATAAGCTTCCCTTTCAATCCAATCCTCAAGAGCTTCTTCAATAACTACAGTTTTTATATCAAAGTCAAAGTCATCAAAGATGTCTTCAAACTGTTTTGCAAGCAAAACAAAAATGTCCTCATCCTTCAAATCAGTTACAAGTGATCTTATCAACTCTACAGCTTCTGAAACTATTGATAAATCTTCTACGCCAGAAGCAGTAAAGTATTCAAACACCAATATTGAATCATCATTCACATCTTTTAAATCAAGCATATTGCCACCTTAATTAGCATAATCCTCATAGATAATTGTTAATCCATTTAAATTCAAATCATCATAAGGGAATTTAATTTCTTCACCGTCAAAAGCAATCTTAATCAATGAATTGTTGTTTTTCTCAAACTCATTCACACTTATAGCCTCATCAATGACTTTCATCTTTCTTGTAAAGCTTGACATCACTTCATCAGGAGCTTCCATTTTTAAGTTATCATTTTTATCTGCATCTTCTATGATTTTAATCATTAGCTCTGCTGCATTTCCCATTCCATATGGGTTTTTAGCGGATTTCATCTTATTTGCAAACTCTTCATCATCCAAAATTCTTCTTGCATTTTCAAGTATGACTTCCTTATCGGAACCTACAAGGATGTTTCCACCTGCAGTTACGGTTTCAGGCCTTTCAGTATTGTACCTTAAGGTAAGTGCAGGTACATCAAGAGTGATCGCTTCCTCTTGAAGTCCTCCAGAATCTGTTAGGATAATTGTGGATTTTGAAATGAGAAGAAGGAAGTCAAGATAACCGACTGGTTTTATGATATGAACATGCTTGAGCTCATTTAATCTATCAAACAAGCCGAAGTTCTCCATTGTCTTCTTGGTTCTTGGATGAATTGGGAAGATGATGTTCATGTCATCAAGTTCCTCCAAAGCTTCTATGATATTGGTTAATCTTTCTTTATCATCAACTGTTTCAGCTCTGTGCATTGTTAAGGTAAGGATGTTTTCCATATTATCAATGTCAAGCTCGGCAAGACCTTCATCGTATTCATCTTTTTCCCTATTCTTGGATATTTCAAGGTTTCTGAAGCATGCATCCACAACAGTGTTTCCTGTGATGAATATTCTTTTTCTTGAAATTCCTTCCATAGCAAGGTTAATTGCAGACTCTTCAGTTGGAACAAAGTATAGTTTGGAACATATGTCTGCAGCAAGCCTGTTGATTTCTTCAGGCATAGTCTCATCAAAAGAACGAAGCCCCGCTTCCACATGACCTACTGGAATGTGCAATTTGCTTGCAACAAGTGCACCTGCAAGCACTGCATTTGTATCTCCCTGTACAAGCAGGATATCCGGTTTT
The DNA window shown above is from Methanobrevibacter ruminantium and carries:
- a CDS encoding HVO_0476 family zinc finger protein, with product MVCPVCGSDEAVILKNKLIKGKNKEIREFLLKCDECGSVYNERISQDNPKPFRLIISEHEDTHKIFIELFPDEQLTVGDFLMSELGKVKITSLELEGEKRVKKAIAKDVKTIWASSEEIPARFGVSIDLHGKVASFKCETERDFKIAVDDILKIDKYVARVHVIKTEERKTTKGYAKAKVIKRVYAKPVKFNHYDYDLTKFIVQAKPLNKHKS
- the hacB gene encoding homoaconitase small subunit; this translates as MAEIKGKVWNFGDNIDTDVIIPGRYLRTFNPKDLAEHVLEGERADFTKNVKQGDLILAGENFGCGSSREQAPVAIKAAGVEAIIAKSFARIFYRNAINIGLPVVVADIEADDGDIVSVDLEHGIIVNETKNIEVEFQAFEEFMINILSDGGLVKHYLKEKE
- a CDS encoding beta-ribofuranosylaminobenzene 5'-phosphate synthase, which produces MIIRAPSRLHMSLIDLNGSYKRIDGGIGLALNDPQFVLESEETNEKGFTLEFADGIREDSREECIEKIPNAAEKIAKICDIESGFHFKVLEAYPAHSGLGSGTQIAVCTAHLMTETAGLKFTSRELSTMVGRGGTSGIGTFAHDLGGFIVDGGHSLEEKPGFLPSSASKAKPATLIARYEFPEEWNILLAMPEVEEHMHDQQEVNVFQTYCPIPKTEVEQVSHLILMNLLPFLLEKDIVNFGWAIKELQKVGFNKLEHSLDPHYLPTMQALDDAGAYGTGISSFGPTLYTVFDDDNKDIVKAAEEIVGKDKVKVTKAQNHGYVIEK
- the tes gene encoding tetraether lipid synthase Tes; this translates as MHIKNTTSLCPICLKPLEAEVYEEDGKVWIKKECPEHGEFNNTYWSDAELYNRIDQVDSITQDLENPMVEKVAKCPSNCGICSEHESYTVLGLIDVTNRCNLKCPICFANAATSKKLFEPTQDEIRQMLRNLRSEKPVPAPAIQYAGGEPTVRKDLPDLIRMAREEGFNHTQIATNGIRIAKKEGYAQELKDAGLNTVYLQFDGVTEEPYLIARSKNLLDVKLEAIEKCRQAGLGVVIVPTVVKGVNDQQVGDIIRFAIENIDIIHGVNFQPVSFSGRTPSDQVEEQRITIPDFLNLVDEQTEGQISKDDFYSATSVQPVSEFIGALRNEEPPVTLNCHQHCGSATYIFIEDGKIIPITRFIDIDKFLAFLNKYTEKLESGSFAIKSRIFASAAKNFNKIFKEEEAPAGLDMKKIIFDIFKDQSYDALGEFHVNSLLISCMHFMDPFNFDTDRVKDCVIHYAVPDGRVIPFCTMNSMYRQGIEDEFSVPLNQKMTEFNDKTGEEEEDED
- a CDS encoding CDP-2,3-bis-(O-geranylgeranyl)-sn-glycerol synthase, yielding MEIEIFKLLIGILGAVYFMLPAYVANLSGLAFGGGTPVDGGKEYKDGRRLIGNGVTWKGFINGTILGTIVGGILGIIGSFYGDLNVLTSGVIALPVYGSIIGGLTLGFLMAFGALLGDLVGSFIKRRMGLQSGEPAPIMDQLDFVAGALILSLLVVKISWEFFIIIAVLTLILHLGSNMIAYLLGIKDVWY
- a CDS encoding hydantoinase/oxoprolinase family protein → MKVAGFDIGGANTDLAIVEYENGEIKDIQTVFEYLPMWSQNERLGNVLYDLIEKICPVDEIDAVGISMTAELVDAFETKAQGVLDIATTCEKLFDCPVAYIGTGKVLSLAELIANPIEVAAANWIATSHIVAEIEKDCIFVDTGSTTTDIIPIKDGKECAKGRTDFERSATGELVYTGTLRTNLTSFVDSIPLNGETYRVASELFAITADVYNVLDLIDDEDYVCATCDGAGKSKEESARRISRVVCADLDILSMDDIKEMADYIHKEQVKQIASGLKEVSDREGLDKVIVTGLGKDILCAEAAKLLGLDVKSMGDFYSDDECTVAPAIGTAIMMKNYLD
- a CDS encoding ATP-grasp domain-containing protein yields the protein MLDLKDVNDDSILVFEYFTASGVEDLSIVSEAVELIRSLVTDLKDEDIFVLLAKQFEDIFDDFDFDIKTVVIEEALEDWIEREAYVFDRAMFIAAENDNNLYNLTKLLESKDIKVYGSDHFAVSLASDKYETFDYLANRIPQPMTYNILLNKKTYWKRAIQIFFDTINGDYGDGSNDNAVPIMQKPKDIPVLNNSDKDIVKENKLIAKPRFGVDCDDIKIIASKKDIDELEEIYGDGSRFIVQPYIEGDVCSVCLISDGKNVLPISLNKQIVEIDENGGEYLGGYVPYDHPLKEKVFNHAKIACEYVPGLKGFVGIDFIIEDDYIYLLEINSRFTTSYVGLQKIININIAKTIIDLIDKRVSVDDIGEITYSSKASFYKNDEGILEIRIEN
- the wecB gene encoding non-hydrolyzing UDP-N-acetylglucosamine 2-epimerase, producing MKITIVLGTRPEIIKMASVMDEIEKRGHELLLIHTGQHYDKEMSENFFIDLKLPTPNYNIHVGSGSHGKQTGKMMEGIEEVLLDEKPDILLVQGDTNAVLAGALVASKLHIPVGHVEAGLRSFDETMPEEINRLAADICSKLYFVPTEESAINLAMEGISRKRIFITGNTVVDACFRNLEISKNREKDEYDEGLAELDIDNMENILTLTMHRAETVDDKERLTNIIEALEELDDMNIIFPIHPRTKKTMENFGLFDRLNELKHVHIIKPVGYLDFLLLISKSTIILTDSGGLQEEAITLDVPALTLRYNTERPETVTAGGNILVGSDKEVILENARRILDDEEFANKMKSAKNPYGMGNAAELMIKIIEDADKNDNLKMEAPDEVMSSFTRKMKVIDEAISVNEFEKNNNSLIKIAFDGEEIKFPYDDLNLNGLTIIYEDYAN